A genomic window from Triticum urartu cultivar G1812 chromosome 7, Tu2.1, whole genome shotgun sequence includes:
- the LOC125520422 gene encoding O-glucosyltransferase rumi-like, which translates to MKSFLVPSGDEEEGAALVPPQEDGEAPRKVVVDGGKAADTAVERSSPSSPSTATTTKKPWWKASLLSPTKGAVGLVIGGLVLLALLAGARWIDLDASFLRGNGSGTGGTSRRWRHPPRRQRSSPPVPIPFSCGNGTSSSSTPLCRRPRGAMPPPAASPSPAAPERPVPRPPSCPDYFRHIHSDLAPWREKGISREAVEHGQPNAAFRLTVVSGRAYVETYHRVFQTRDLFTQWGIAQLLARYPGRVPDLDLMFNCEDMPELRAADYPDTSAAPPLFRYCKDGTSVEVLFPDWSFWGWPEVNIRPWGPLMKEIAKENARLPWPDREPYAFWKGNPHVSEARRDLFRCSNDSAAGKDWNARLFALDWGAANRNGFKGSNLAEQCRYRYKIYVQGRSWSVSEKYILACDSPMLAIDTPFEDFFSRGLVAGRHYWPIDPRDKCRAVKFAVDWGNGHPALAQRMGKEGSGFAREEMSMDYVYDYMLHVLTQYAALLRYKPTVPENAVELCPESMACSAQGRDREFMMESREMYVAGYEPCTLPPPFTAKEEREMAAREEDVRRKVVKMEGR; encoded by the exons aAGCCGTGGTGGAAGGCCTCGCTGCTGTCTCCGACGAAGGGCGCCGTGGGGCTGGTGATCGGCGGCCTCGTGCTCCTCGCGCTGCTCGCCGGCGCCAGATGGATCGACCTCGACGCC TCGTTCCTGCGGGGCAACGGCAGCGGCACCGGCGGCACCAGCCGTCGTTGGCGCCATCCTCCCCGCCGCCAACGCTCGTCACCGCCCGTGCCCATACCCTTCAGCTGCGGCAACGGGACGTCATCGTCGTCTACGCCACTATGCCGTCGCCCCCGTGGGGCAATGCCACCACCGGCTGCATCGCCATCTCCAGCGGCGCCGGAACGGCCCGTGCCGCGGCCGCCTTCGTGCCCGGACTACTTCAGGCACATCCACTCGGACCTTGCGCCGTGGCGCGAGAAGGGGATCAGCAGGGAGGCGGTGGAGCACGGCCAGCCGAACGCAGCGTTCCGGCTGACGGTGGTCTCCGGGCGCGCGTACGTGGAGACGTACCACCGCGTGTTCCAGACGCGGGACCTATTCACGCAGTGGGGGATCGCGCAGCTGCTCGCCCGCTACCCAGGCCGCGTCCCGGACCTCGACCTCATGTTCAACTGCGAGGACATGCCGGAGCTGCGCGCCGCCGACTACCCGGACacctccgccgcgccgccgctcTTCCGCTACTGCAAGGACGGCACCTCGGTCGAGGTCCTCTTCCCGGACTGGTCCTTCTGGGGCTGGCCGGAGGTCAACATCCGTCCATGGGGGCCGCTCATGAAGGAGATCGCCAAGGAGAACGCGCGGCTCCCCTGGCCGGACAGGGAGCCGTACGCGTTCTGGAAGGGCAACCCTCACGTGTCGGAAGCGCGCCGCGACCTCTTCCGCTGCAGCAACGATTCCGCCGCCGGCAAAGACTGGAACGCGCGGCTGTTCGCGCTGGACTGGGGCGCCGCCAACCGGAACGGCTTCAAGGGCTCCAACCTGGCGGAGCAGTGCCGGTACAGGTACAAGATCTACGTGCAGGGGCGGTCGTGGTCGGTGAGCGAGAAGTACATTCTCGCATGCGACTCGCCGATGCTGGCCATCGACACGCCCTTCGAGGACTTCTTCTCCCGGGGGCTCGTCGCCGGCCGCCACTACTGGCCCATCGACCCCAGGGACAAGTGCCGCGCGGTCAAGTTCGCCGTCGACTGGGGGAACGGGCATCCGGCGCTGGCCCAGCGCATGGGCAAGGAGGGCAGCGGGTTCGCGAGGGAGGAGATGAGCATGGACTACGTTTACGACTACATGTTGCACGTGCTCACCCAGTACGCTGCCCTGCTCCGGtacaagcccaccgtgccggagAACGCCGTGGAGCTCTGCCCCGAGTCCATGGCCTGCTCCGCCCAAGGCCGGGACAGGGAGTTCATGATGGAGTCCAGGGAGATGTATGTGGCCGGATACGAGCCATGCACGTTGCCGCCGCCGTTCACCGCCAAGGAGGAGAGGGAGATGGCTGCGAGGGAAGAGGATGTGAGAAGAAAAGTAGTTAAAATGGAGGGGAGGTAG